In the genome of Saccopteryx leptura isolate mSacLep1 chromosome 10, mSacLep1_pri_phased_curated, whole genome shotgun sequence, one region contains:
- the CDV3 gene encoding protein CDV3 homolog isoform X3, translating to MAETEERSLDNFFAKRDKKKKKERSNRAASAAGTTGTAGGSSGAVGAVGSGAGAGARPSDGGTAGAAGPGAATKTVTKDEDEWKEFEQKEVDYSGLRVQAMQISEKEEDDSEKREDPSDNWEEGGGGGGGAEKSSGPWNKTAPVQAPAAPVVVTETPEPAMTSGVYRPPGARLTTTRKTTPQGPPEIYSDTQFPSLQSTAKHGESRKY from the exons atggcCGAGACGGAGGAGCGGAGCCTGGACAACTTCTTCGCCAAGagggacaagaagaagaagaaggagcgAAGCAACCGGGCAGCGAGCGCAGCGGGCACCACGGGCACCGCCGGCGGGAGCAGTGGAGCCGTGGGCGCGGTGGGCAGTGGGGCGGGCGCGGGGGCCCGGCCGAGCGACGGCGGGACCGCGGGGGCCGCGGGCCCTGGGGCCGCCACCAAGACCGTGACGAAG GATGAAGATGAGTGGAAAGAATTTGAGCAAAAAGAGGTTGATTACAGCGGCCTTAGAGTTCAGGCGATGCAAATAAG tgaaaaggaagaagaTGATAGTGAAAAAAGAGAAGATCCAAGTGATAACTGGGAagaaggtggaggtggtggtggtggagcagAAAAATCTTCAGGTCCCTGGAATAAAACAGCTCCAGTACAAGCACCTGCTGCTCCTGTAGTtg TTACAGAAACCCCAGAACCGGCAATGACTAGTGGTGTGTATAGGCCTCCTGGAGCCAGGTTAACCACGACAaggaaaacaacaccacaaggaCCACCAGAAATATATAGTGATACACAGTTCCCATCCCTGCAGTCCACTGCCAAGCACGGAGAAAGCCGGAA ATACTGA
- the CDV3 gene encoding protein CDV3 homolog isoform X1: MAETEERSLDNFFAKRDKKKKKERSNRAASAAGTTGTAGGSSGAVGAVGSGAGAGARPSDGGTAGAAGPGAATKTVTKDEDEWKEFEQKEVDYSGLRVQAMQISEKEEDDSEKREDPSDNWEEGGGGGGGAEKSSGPWNKTAPVQAPAAPVVVTETPEPAMTSGVYRPPGARLTTTRKTTPQGPPEIYSDTQFPSLQSTAKHGESRKDKEMEKSFEVVRHKSRGRDEVSKNQALKLQLDNQYAVLETQKSSHTQHS, encoded by the exons atggcCGAGACGGAGGAGCGGAGCCTGGACAACTTCTTCGCCAAGagggacaagaagaagaagaaggagcgAAGCAACCGGGCAGCGAGCGCAGCGGGCACCACGGGCACCGCCGGCGGGAGCAGTGGAGCCGTGGGCGCGGTGGGCAGTGGGGCGGGCGCGGGGGCCCGGCCGAGCGACGGCGGGACCGCGGGGGCCGCGGGCCCTGGGGCCGCCACCAAGACCGTGACGAAG GATGAAGATGAGTGGAAAGAATTTGAGCAAAAAGAGGTTGATTACAGCGGCCTTAGAGTTCAGGCGATGCAAATAAG tgaaaaggaagaagaTGATAGTGAAAAAAGAGAAGATCCAAGTGATAACTGGGAagaaggtggaggtggtggtggtggagcagAAAAATCTTCAGGTCCCTGGAATAAAACAGCTCCAGTACAAGCACCTGCTGCTCCTGTAGTtg TTACAGAAACCCCAGAACCGGCAATGACTAGTGGTGTGTATAGGCCTCCTGGAGCCAGGTTAACCACGACAaggaaaacaacaccacaaggaCCACCAGAAATATATAGTGATACACAGTTCCCATCCCTGCAGTCCACTGCCAAGCACGGAGAAAGCCGGAA ggataaagaaatggagaagagcTTTGAAGTAGTAAGACACAAAAGTAGAGGTAGGGATGAGGTTTCAAAAAACCAGGCCCTTAAACTTCAGCTAGACAACCAGTATGCTGTCCTTGAAACTCAGAAAAGCAGCCACACACAACACAGTTAA
- the CDV3 gene encoding protein CDV3 homolog isoform X2 translates to MAETEERSLDNFFAKRDKKKKKERSNRAASAAGTTGTAGGSSGAVGAVGSGAGAGARPSDGGTAGAAGPGAATKTVTKDEDEWKEFEQKEVDYSGLRVQAMQISEKEEDDSEKREDPSDNWEEGGGGGGGAEKSSGPWNKTAPVQAPAAPVVVTETPEPAMTSGVYRPPGARLTTTRKTTPQGPPEIYSDTQFPSLQSTAKHGESRNRYLK, encoded by the exons atggcCGAGACGGAGGAGCGGAGCCTGGACAACTTCTTCGCCAAGagggacaagaagaagaagaaggagcgAAGCAACCGGGCAGCGAGCGCAGCGGGCACCACGGGCACCGCCGGCGGGAGCAGTGGAGCCGTGGGCGCGGTGGGCAGTGGGGCGGGCGCGGGGGCCCGGCCGAGCGACGGCGGGACCGCGGGGGCCGCGGGCCCTGGGGCCGCCACCAAGACCGTGACGAAG GATGAAGATGAGTGGAAAGAATTTGAGCAAAAAGAGGTTGATTACAGCGGCCTTAGAGTTCAGGCGATGCAAATAAG tgaaaaggaagaagaTGATAGTGAAAAAAGAGAAGATCCAAGTGATAACTGGGAagaaggtggaggtggtggtggtggagcagAAAAATCTTCAGGTCCCTGGAATAAAACAGCTCCAGTACAAGCACCTGCTGCTCCTGTAGTtg TTACAGAAACCCCAGAACCGGCAATGACTAGTGGTGTGTATAGGCCTCCTGGAGCCAGGTTAACCACGACAaggaaaacaacaccacaaggaCCACCAGAAATATATAGTGATACACAGTTCCCATCCCTGCAGTCCACTGCCAAGCACGGAGAAAGCCGGAA CAGGTACTTAAAATGA